From the genome of Stegostoma tigrinum isolate sSteTig4 chromosome 32, sSteTig4.hap1, whole genome shotgun sequence, one region includes:
- the zbtb44 gene encoding zinc finger and BTB domain-containing protein 44 isoform X2 has product MGLKTFTHNSPVHGQELLGKLNKLRNEGHFCDVTIRVQDKVFRAHKVVLAACSEFFRAKLINQSDADECILDLNHVTVSGFSPLLEYAYTATLAINTENIIDVLAAASYMQMFHVANTCSEFMKSSILWNTGSNPPGSVPPLSQENSGACVVQSHDDSLSPVSSECSSVEKNKPRESRRKRKNFIMISPESPTESAAQPNCSQVLNPSVTFSDSNRTQQCVDSSVSFQWTYPVGSDRRHQTEKSKQTENARILEQTVNTDVTGRLPEFTACESTKATSPPIIEDDVRIKVERLSDDEGHEVVSQPVSASQSSLSDHQTVPGGEQVQEDLLISPQSSSIGSVDEGVTEGLPSLQGASNANNHPDDDDRLESGQYSYQLYINPSTSGTERPSPNGPDKPFQCPTCGARFTRIQNLKQHMLIHSGIKPFQCDRCGKKFTRAYSLKMHRLKHEGKRCFRCQICSATFTSFGEYKHHMRVSRHIIRKPRIYECKTCGAMFTNSGNLIVHLRSLNHEASELASYFQGRSFSNSEDPKVG; this is encoded by the exons ATGGGTCTGAAAACCTTTAcacacaattctccagtccaTGGTCAAGAGCTTCTTGGAAAATTAAACAAACTCCGGAATGAAGGACATTTTTGTGATGTTACAATTCGAGTTCAGGATAAGGTCTTCAGAGCCCACAAGGTGGTACTTGCTGCATGCAGTGAATTCTTCAGGGCAAAACTTATAAATCAATCAGATGCGGATGAGTGCATTTTAGATTTGAATCATGTGACTGTTAGTGGGTTTTCGCCATTGCTAGAATATGCATACACTGCTACACTTGCCATTAATACTGAGAACATTATTGATGTCTTGGCTGCTGCAAGCTATATGCAGATGTTTCATGTAGCAAATACCTGTTCAGAGTTCATGAAATCAAGTATTCTGTGGAATACAGGTAGTAATCCACCAGGATCTGTTCCTCCACTGTCTCAGGAGAATAGTGGAGCTTGCGTCGTTCAGTCCCATGATGACAGCTTATCGCCAGTGTCGTCAGAATGTAGCTCAGTTGAGAAGAATAAGCCCAGGGAGTCTCGCCGAAAACGAAAGAACTTCATAATGATATCGCCAGAGAGTCCAACTGAATCTGCTGCTCAGCCCAACTGTTCACAAGTTTTAAATCCTTCAGTGACCTTTTCAGATAGCAACAGGACCCAGCAGTGTGTAGACTCATCTGTGTCATTTCAGTGGACGTATCCAGTGGGTAGTGATCGACGGCACCAAACTGAAAAAagtaaacaaacagaaaatgctagaatcttgGAACAGACGGTTAATACAGATGTAACAGGAAGACTACCTGAATTTACTGCTTGTGAAAGCACAAAAGCAACATCACCCCCTATAATAGAAGATGATGTACGGATCAAAGTTGAAAGGTTAAGTGATGATGAGGGTCATGAAGTGGTATCCCAACCTGTTAGTGCTTCTCAAAGTTCACTTAGTGACCATCAGACTGTACCAGGAGGTGAACAAGTTCAGGAAGATTTATTGATCAGCCCACAGTCTTCCTCTATAG GTTCAGTAGATGAAGGAGTTACAGAAGGTTTACCATCTCTGCAAGGCGCTTCCAATGCCAACAATCACCCAGATGATGATGATAG ATTGGAGAGTGGACAATATTCCTACCAGCTATACATCAACCCTTCCACAAGTGGCACAGAGAGACCCAGCCCAAACGGTCCTGATAAACCTTTTCAGTGCCCCACATGTGGTGCGAGATTTACTcgtatccagaacctcaaacagCACATGCTTATTCACTCAG GTATAAAACCCTTCCAGTGTGACAGATGTGGAAAAAAGTTCACAAGAGCGTACTCCTTAAAGATGCATCGTCTCAAGCATGAAGGCAAACGATGTTTCCGATGCCAGATATGTAGTGCAACATTTACTTCATTTGGGGAATATAAACACCATATGCGTGTTTCAAGGCACATTATTCGAAAACCAAGAATCTATGAGTGTAAAACATGTGGTGCCATGTTTACTAATTCTGGAAACTTAATTGTACACCTGAGGAGCCTGAATCATGAAGCATCTGAACTAGCGTCCTACTTCCAGGGAAG